The following are encoded together in the Microcaecilia unicolor chromosome 12, aMicUni1.1, whole genome shotgun sequence genome:
- the LOC115482009 gene encoding potassium voltage-gated channel subfamily A member 10-like, producing MRKQHLTDFSLSGGSDTGMSSWKEMEVSHLTFENSAGKGEDLTYSNDPIAGNQSGKGLPTCVTLLSNWKCLINENSNNETALSSISKECQETLGIAPARMDEGDQRVIINIAGLRFETQLRTLNEFPETLLGDPLKRMAYFDSMRNEYFFDRNRPSFDGILYYYQSGGKIRRPANVPIDVFADEIKFYELGNEAMDQFREDEGFIKEAEIPLPSNEYYKQFWLLFEYPESSNAARGMALVSVLVIIISILIFCIETLPEFREEKDFQLPKDGNNFTEKVKVPNTFTDPFFVIETACIIWFCFELAVRFTVCPSKSKFFQNLLNIIDIVSIIPYFVTLITELIQETEPSGQQNMSLAILRIIRLVRVFRIFKLSRHSKGLQILGQTLKASMRELGLLIFFLFIGVILFSSAVYFAEADEPKSQFTSIPDGFWWAVVTMTTVGYGDMCPMTVGGKIVGTLCAIAGVLTIALPVPVIVSNFNYFYHRETENEERQSLSVEPENTQLASSVKIGSEASLNKNEEIYIHEKAKNGKS from the coding sequence ATGAGAAAACAACATCTGACTGACTTCAGCCTCTCTGGTGGCTCTGATACTGGCATGTCCAGCTGGAAGGAGATGGAGGTTTCACACCTCACTTTCGAGAATTCGGCCGGAAAAGGAGAGGATCTAACCTACTCCAATGATCCCATTGCCGGCAACCAGTCAGGAAAAGGACTCCCCACTTGTGTCACCCTCCTTTCAAACTGGAAATGTCTCATCAACGAGAACTCAAACAACGAGACAGCTTTATCCAGCATCTCCAAGGAATGCCAAGAAACATTGGGTATTGCACCAGCGAGGATGGATGAAGGAGATCAGAGAGTGATCATCAACATTGCAGGACTTAGATTTGAGACACAGCTGAGGACTCTCAATGAGTTCCCAGAGACTTTGCTAGGAGATCCACTGAAACGAATGGCATACTTTGATTCCATGAGAAATGAATATTTCTTTGACAGGAACAGACCAAGTTTTGATGGGATTTTGTACTACTATCAGTCTGGTGGGAAGATCAGGCGGCCAGCAAATGTACCCATTGATGTTTTCGCAGATGAAATAAAGTTCTATGAACTAGGTAATGAGGCTATGGACCAGTTTAGGGAAGATGAAGGCTTCATCAAGGAGGCAGAGATACCATTGCCCTCAAATGAGTATTATAAACAGTTTTGGCTGCTCTTTGAGTACCCTGAAAGCTCTAATGCTGCACGAGGCATGGCACTCGTCTCAGTCTTGGTAATTATCATCTCTATTCTTATTTTCTGTATTGAGACTTTGCCAGAATTCCGAGAAGAGAAGGATTTCCAACTGCCCAAGGATGGAAACAACTTTACAGAAAAAGTGAAAGTCCCGAACACCTTCACGGATCCATTCTTTGTGATAGAGACTGCATGCATCATTTGGTTTTGTTTTGAACTGGCTGTTAGGTTCACTGTCTGCCCCAGTAAGTCTAAGTTCTTCCAGAACCTTCTGAACATAATCGATATTGTGTCTATCATTCCATATTTTGTCACACTCATCACTGAACTCATCCAGGAGACAGAGCCCAGTGGGCAGCAAAACATGTCCCTGGCCATCCTGAGGATCATTCGACTGGTGAGGGTTTTCCGAATTTTCAAGTTGTCCAGACACTCCAAGGGACTGCAGATTTTGGGACAAACCCTGAAGGCCAGCATGAGAGAATTAGGCTTGTTAATTTTCTTCCTGTTTATTGGGGTTATCCTGTTCTCCAGTGCTGTGTACTTTGCAGAAGCGGATGAGCCGAAGTCCCAGTTTACCAGTATTCCAGATGGATTCTGGTGGGCGGTCGTAACTATGACCACTGTTGGCTATGGAGACATGTGCCCCATGACTGTGGGGGGTAAGATTGTGGGCACTCTCTGTGCTATTGCAGGGGTTTTAACTATCGCCCTTCCAGTCCCAGTCATAGTATCCAACTTCAACTATTTCtaccacagagagacagagaatgaGGAAAGACAATCTTTATCAGTAGAACCAGAAAACACCCAGCTTGCCAGCTCGGTGAAAATAGGAAGTGAGGCTTCTCTGAACAAGAATGAAGAAATCTATATCCATGAAAAAGCCAAAAATGGCAAGTCATGA